One window of Nostoc sp. NIES-3756 genomic DNA carries:
- a CDS encoding SDR family oxidoreductase, with product MFGLLFGLLEELVAQEFEVMLLEGKHVVVIGGSQGIGYQTARLARQSGAEVTIVGRSLSKLNEASERLGKVHTAVADITDEAAINCLFTTIEQVDHVYIAAGSFVGGQILEGSVEQFRPAIESRLWGSVYVIRAAVPKMVSSGSVTLTGGLSTERPVPGAWVTAVATAAAEQLSRALALELAPIRVNAVSPGWTDTPMWDAIFGESKPQAFQEVTSKIPTRRLATAEEVASSVIFLMTNSSITGEVIHIDGGHRYV from the coding sequence TTGTTCGGATTGTTGTTCGGATTGCTAGAAGAATTAGTTGCTCAAGAGTTTGAAGTCATGCTATTAGAAGGAAAGCACGTAGTCGTGATTGGTGGTAGTCAGGGAATTGGCTACCAGACAGCACGACTTGCAAGACAATCAGGTGCAGAAGTAACGATTGTGGGTCGTTCTTTGAGCAAGTTGAACGAGGCATCTGAGCGATTGGGAAAAGTTCACACTGCTGTAGCAGACATCACTGATGAAGCCGCAATCAACTGTTTGTTTACCACAATCGAGCAGGTTGACCACGTTTACATTGCAGCCGGGAGTTTTGTCGGTGGTCAGATTTTAGAGGGATCTGTTGAGCAATTTCGCCCTGCTATTGAAAGCCGCCTTTGGGGAAGTGTTTATGTGATACGAGCAGCTGTCCCGAAAATGGTTTCTAGTGGTTCTGTAACACTCACTGGGGGTTTATCTACTGAACGTCCAGTTCCCGGTGCTTGGGTAACTGCTGTAGCAACGGCGGCGGCTGAACAATTATCACGCGCTCTGGCACTGGAATTAGCCCCCATTCGAGTCAATGCTGTCTCCCCTGGTTGGACTGATACTCCTATGTGGGATGCAATCTTTGGAGAATCAAAGCCACAAGCTTTTCAAGAAGTTACTTCCAAAATTCCGACAAGAAGGTTAGCAACGGCTGAAGAAGTGGCCAGTAGCGTGATTTTTTTGATGACTAATTCCTCAATTACAGGCGAAGTCATTCACATTGACGGTGGTCATCGTTATGTGTAG
- a CDS encoding glutathione S-transferase family protein, which produces MSNVVVHGFEVSPNVRAARITLIEKGVDYHFNEIGFDYLATDEYAQINPFRKMPVLQQGDFILYETPAILSYVDEAFEGLSLQSTEPQARAQMRKWIGIAANYLYPVGVMQLFLQRIMSPIMGSVTDEAVVAQSAKITSQHLDVLEHELTSSFLVGDVLSLADIITGSMVYYINMTKEGTALVKARPKTAAWLDTLSQRTSFQQTLAGLLERKVQA; this is translated from the coding sequence ATGTCTAATGTAGTTGTACATGGCTTTGAAGTTAGTCCGAATGTCCGCGCTGCTCGTATTACCTTAATTGAGAAAGGAGTTGACTACCACTTCAACGAAATTGGGTTTGATTACCTAGCCACAGATGAATACGCTCAGATCAACCCGTTTCGGAAGATGCCCGTATTGCAGCAGGGAGATTTCATATTGTACGAAACTCCAGCAATTTTAAGCTATGTTGATGAAGCTTTTGAAGGTTTGTCATTGCAATCGACCGAGCCACAAGCACGCGCCCAGATGCGTAAATGGATTGGTATTGCAGCAAATTATTTATATCCAGTCGGTGTGATGCAACTGTTCTTGCAGCGAATTATGAGTCCAATTATGGGTAGTGTAACTGATGAAGCTGTTGTTGCACAGTCAGCAAAAATTACCAGTCAACATTTAGATGTTCTCGAACATGAACTGACATCATCATTTCTAGTGGGTGATGTATTGAGCTTGGCTGACATCATCACTGGCTCAATGGTGTACTACATCAACATGACAAAAGAAGGAACTGCACTAGTGAAAGCTAGACCTAAAACGGCAGCTTGGTTAGATACTCTCAGCCAACGGACGAGTTTTCAGCAAACTCTAGCAGGACTGTTAGAAAGAAAAGTACAAGCTTAG
- a CDS encoding TetR/AcrR family transcriptional regulator — MVRQREFDTEEVLSIVMNLFWQRGYANTSMKDIVQATGIQPGSLYAAFGDKEKLFQQSFKKYTQEFFRASMPRHCSPLECIQKWFEYLAKAMINDSKQKGCLIINTAIERESHSPSTIAFIEDRLDEIESFFRQNLAQAMQNGDLPKSFDLEVNTKALLGLVVGMLAVARIRRDAQTLNGIAAGATTLLQMN, encoded by the coding sequence GTGGTTAGGCAACGAGAATTTGATACAGAAGAAGTTTTAAGCATAGTGATGAATTTGTTTTGGCAGCGAGGTTATGCCAACACTTCCATGAAGGATATTGTACAAGCAACAGGAATTCAGCCTGGAAGCTTATATGCTGCTTTTGGTGACAAGGAGAAGCTATTTCAGCAATCATTCAAAAAATACACGCAAGAATTTTTTCGTGCTTCCATGCCACGTCATTGTTCTCCCTTGGAATGTATTCAAAAATGGTTTGAGTATTTGGCTAAAGCGATGATTAACGACTCCAAACAGAAAGGTTGTTTGATTATTAACACCGCGATCGAACGCGAATCCCATTCACCTAGCACAATCGCATTTATTGAGGATCGTTTAGACGAAATTGAGTCATTCTTTCGGCAAAATCTAGCTCAGGCTATGCAAAACGGAGATTTACCTAAATCATTCGATCTAGAGGTGAATACTAAAGCATTGCTGGGATTGGTTGTCGGGATGCTAGCAGTTGCACGTATCCGAAGAGATGCTCAAACACTCAACGGTATTGCCGCAGGAGCAACTACACTGCTTCAGATGAATTAA